One region of Quercus lobata isolate SW786 chromosome 2, ValleyOak3.0 Primary Assembly, whole genome shotgun sequence genomic DNA includes:
- the LOC115976556 gene encoding probable methyltransferase PMT9, with translation MKHKAEHSSTTKLLNYFLIGLIVFLGLVCLYLVSFLAPGSRRSDQETSGFLGSDPVLQTHDVDDFLQVQDLNPEAPRSIPICDLRFSELIPCLDRNLIYQLKLKLNLSLMEHYERHCPPPARRYNCLVPPPSGYKIPIRWPESRDEVWKANIPHTHLAQEKSDQNWMVVNGDKINFPGGGTHFHDGADKYIIALAKMLKFSGDKLHNGGNIRNVLDVGCGVASFGAYLLPLNIIAVSLAPNDVHENQIQFALERGIPATLGVLATKRLPYPSRSFELAHCSRCRIDWLQRDGILLLELDRLLRPGGYFVYSSPEAYAHDLENRRIWNAMCNLLRRMCWRLVVKQDQTVIWAKPLTNSCYLKRERGTLPPLCSSDDDPDATWNVSMKACISPYSKKMHKEKGSGLVPWPQRLSAAPPRLEEIGVRREEFQEDTSIWHFRVTEYWKQMKSVIQKNSIRNVMDMNSNLGGFAAALSDKDVWVMNVAPVNAFARLKIIYDRGLIGTVHDWCEAFSTYPRTYDLLHAWTLFSDIDERGCGVEDLLIEMDRILRPDGFVIIRDKPSTINYIRKFLTALRWDGWVSEVEPRVDALSSTEERVLIARKKLWDDGIMKM, from the exons atgaagcacaAGGCCGAGCACAGTTCCACCACCAAGCTACTCAACTACTTTCTCATCGGACTCATCGTGTTTCTCGGTCTTGTCTGCTTGTACCTCGTATCTTTTTTAGCTCCGGGATCGCGTAGATCCGACCAAGAAACTTCCGGATTCCTCGGATCCGACCCGGTTCTCCAAACCCATGATGTCGATGATTTCCTTCAAGTCCAGGACCTAAATCCTGAGGCCCCCAGAAGCATCCCT ATCTGTGATTTGAGGTTTTCAGAGTTGATACCTTGTTTAGATAGGAACCTTATCTACCAACTGAAATTGAAGCTGAATTTGTCGTTAATGGAGCACTATGAGCGTCATTGCCCGCCTCCAGCGCGTCGGTATAACTGTCTGGTTCCACCCCCATCTGGTTACAAG ATCCCTATTAGATGGCCGGAGAGTAGGGACGAAGTGTGGAAGGCAAATATACCCCACACACATCTTGCACAAGAGAAATCAGATCAGAATTGGATGGTTGTTAATGGGGACAAGATAAATTTTCCCGGTGGAGGTACTCATTTTCACGATGGAGCTGATAAGTACATCATTGCTCTTGCTAAG ATGCTTAAGTTTTCTGGTGATAAACTCCACAATGGCGGAAATATTCGAAATGTTCTTGATGTGGGTTGTGGTGTTGCAAGTTTTGGAGCCTATCTTCTTCCCCTCAACATTATAGCTGTGTCTCTTGCTCCTAATGATGTACATGAGAATCAAATACAATTTGCACTAGAGAGAGGAATTCCAGCAACTCTTGGTGTCTTGGCAACAAAAAGACTTCCTTATCCAAGCAGATCATTTGAACTGGCTCATTGTTCACGATGTCGAATTGATTGGCTTCAAAGAGATGGAATTCTCTTATTAGAACTTGACAGATTACTAAGACCAGGAGGGTATTTTGTATACTCTTCTCCTGAAGCATATGCACATGATCTAGAAAATCGGAGGATCTGGAATGCTATGTGCAATCTTCTTAGAAGAATGTGCTGGAGACTTGTTGTAAAGCAAGACCAGACTGTTATATGGGCAAAGCCATTGACGAATAGCTGTTACTTAAAGAGAGAACGTGGGACATTGCCCCCTTTGTGCAGTTCTGATGATGACCCAGATGCAACTTGGAATGTGTCCATGAAGGCATGCATCTCCCCATACTCTAAGA AGATGCACAAGGAAAAGGGAAGCGGACTAGTTCCTTGGCCACAAAGACTTTCTGCTGCACCACCTCGCCTGGAAGAAATTGGTGTGAGACGTGAGGAATTTCAAGAGGACACT AGCATTTGGCATTTTAGAGTGACTGAATACTGGAAGCAGATGAAATCTGTTATCCAGAAGAATTCCATCAGAAATGTCATGGATATGAACTCAAATCTTGGTGGGTTTGCTGCTGCCCTTAGTGATAAAGATGTCTGGGTGATGAATGTTGCTCCTGTCAATGCATTTGCCAGATTAAAGATTATATATGATCGAGGCTTAATTGGAACTGTTCATGACTG gtgTGAAGCATTTTCTACATATCCACGGACGTATGATCTTCTGCATGCCTGGACATTATTTTCAGATATTGATGAGCGTGGGTGTGGCGTAGAAGATCTACTAATTGAAATGGATCGAATTCTACGGCCAGATGGTTTTGTCATCATTAGAGACAAACCCTCGACCATTAACTATATTCGGAAATTTCTGACTGCCTTAAGGTGGGATGGCTGGGTATCAGAAGTAGAACCAAGGGTTGATGCTCTCTCCTCAACTGAAGAAAGAGTTTTGATTGCAAGAAAAAAGTTGTGGGATGACGGAATTATGAAAATGTAA